A genomic region of Oncorhynchus mykiss isolate Arlee chromosome 2, USDA_OmykA_1.1, whole genome shotgun sequence contains the following coding sequences:
- the LOC110508916 gene encoding cytoplasmic phosphatidylinositol transfer protein 1: MLLKEYRICMPLTVEEYKIGQLYMISKHSNEQSGGGEGVEVVRNQPDTHPQHGLGQLTEKRIYLNSKLPSWVSVFVPRVFYVTEKAWNFYPYTITEYSVSFLPKFSIRIETRFENNNGDNNNVFGDRPTPAESVSHLDILIDPIPDKHYKETEDLSRWVSEKTGRGPLVEGWRKDSTPIMCSYKRVQCSFEVYGFQGKTEDFIHRNIQDILLVGHRQAVAWTDEWHGMSLEDVREYERQIQEQTNSKLKSTQNNNTAAPRPAYSRSMSVTDERSLKKMGVKTMAMSDPSTSTLPHSTVRLNSTPE; encoded by the exons ATGTTGCTGAAGGAGTATAGAATATGCATGCCACTAACTGTGGAAGAG tataagATTGGGCAGCTGTACATGATCAGTAAACACAGTAATGAGCAGagcggaggaggggagggagtggaggtGGTGAGGAACCAACCAGACACACATCCCCAACATGGCCTGGGACAGCTCACTGAGAAACGCATCTACCTCAATAG taaACTGCCATCCTGGGTGAGTGTGTTTGTCCCCAGGGTCTTCTATGTGACAGAGAAGGCCTGGAACTTCTACCCTTACACCATCACAG AGTACTCA GTCTCCTTCCTTCCCAAGTTCAGTATCCGTATTGAGACCAGGTTTGAGAACAACAATGGTGACAACAATAAT GTATTTGGAGACAGGCCCACCCCTGCAGAGAGCGTGAGCCACCTGGATATCCTTATTGACCCCATCCCTGACAAACACTACAAGGAGACAGAG gacCTGAGTCGCTGGGTGTCTGAGAAGACGGGCCGAGGCCCCCTGGTGGAAGGGTGGCGTAAGGACAGCACCCCCATCATGTGCTCCTATAAGAGGGTGCAGTGCAGCTTTGAAGTCTACGGCTTCCAGGGAAAGACTGAGGACTTCATACACAGG AACATCCAGGACATCCTACTGGTGGGGCACAGACAGGCTGTGGCCTGGACAGACGAATGGCATG GGATGAGTTTGGAGGATGTGAGAGAGTATGAGCGACAGATACAGGAACAGACCAACAGCAAACTAAAATCAacccagaacaacaacacag CTGCCCCTCGTCCGGCATACTCGCGCTCTATGTCCGTCACAGATGAGCGCTCTCTGAAGAAGATGGGAGTGAAGACTATGGCCATGTCagacccctccacctccacactgcCTCATAGCACTGTCCGCCTTAACTCCACCCCCGAGTAA